One Natronobacterium texcoconense DNA window includes the following coding sequences:
- a CDS encoding class I SAM-dependent methyltransferase, whose product MSTTGPFETLTDEYDSWFSENDGAYRAERATLERALPDAVDDDRALEVGVGTGRFGGPLEISLGVDPAREPLERARDRGIIPVRGVAESLPVADDALDLVLFVTVLSFVDDLEATLAEARRVLDADGTLVVAVLDRSSPVGQVYQEHKDESPFYADAEFLTAGEAGEALEAAGFVVETRLQTIFEDPAEIPTEGEPDVREGHGDGLFAVFRARVA is encoded by the coding sequence ATGTCGACAACTGGTCCCTTCGAGACACTCACCGACGAGTACGATAGCTGGTTCAGCGAGAACGACGGTGCCTACCGTGCCGAACGAGCCACACTCGAGCGTGCCCTCCCCGACGCAGTCGACGACGACCGGGCGCTCGAGGTCGGCGTCGGCACCGGGCGCTTCGGTGGACCACTGGAAATCTCACTCGGCGTCGACCCTGCCCGCGAACCACTCGAGCGGGCACGTGACCGCGGCATCATACCCGTCCGCGGCGTCGCCGAATCCCTCCCCGTCGCCGACGACGCGCTCGACCTCGTGCTGTTCGTCACCGTTCTCTCGTTCGTCGACGACCTCGAGGCGACGCTTGCCGAGGCCCGGCGCGTCCTCGATGCCGACGGCACGCTCGTCGTCGCCGTGCTGGATCGCTCGAGTCCGGTCGGACAGGTCTATCAGGAGCACAAAGATGAGAGCCCGTTCTACGCCGACGCCGAATTCCTGACCGCCGGGGAAGCAGGGGAGGCGCTCGAGGCGGCAGGGTTCGTGGTCGAAACGCGACTGCAGACGATCTTCGAGGATCCTGCGGAGATTCCGACCGAGGGCGAACCGGACGTCCGCGAGGGCCACGGCGACGGGCTGTTCGCCGTCTTCCGGGCCCGCGTCGCCTAA
- a CDS encoding tubulin/FtsZ family protein — MKLALVGVGSAGVRIVDRIIEREVETGRNFCNGNMLVFDTTQEAFEEVDHVPEDHRALFGDVSPRIDENGTGGNPDLGVDVAREDVHEISRAFDTLDFTEVDGTLLIAGLGGGTGGGAGAVLLEELQAISEKPVYALGVLPEDDESDRSALNAARALPSFVEIADNVVLFDNEEWTDSIDKDDETLEYDEDAETDHEIERDYDELNRSIASHVLLLLGAGEIESMTIAENRADASDLSRTLETGGVSSIGQASHDIERSNSLLSRILALVPFVGGSDGPEPTDAVKVKQVVRDAVDQRLSLPCAVDSTERTLVVLSGPPSAVSRKGFESARHWLENESDTVEVMAGDEPRTKASSLTATVLFSNVTEVPRIDEMQQRAVSVKDEFDDEDEIDPAESEFEFV, encoded by the coding sequence ATGAAACTCGCCCTCGTCGGAGTCGGTAGTGCCGGTGTGCGGATCGTCGACCGGATCATCGAACGCGAGGTCGAGACGGGCCGGAACTTCTGTAACGGCAACATGCTCGTGTTCGATACGACGCAGGAAGCCTTCGAGGAAGTCGACCACGTGCCGGAGGACCACCGGGCGCTGTTCGGTGACGTCAGCCCGCGGATCGACGAGAACGGTACCGGGGGCAACCCGGACCTCGGCGTCGACGTCGCCCGCGAGGACGTCCACGAGATCAGTCGGGCGTTCGACACCCTCGATTTCACCGAAGTCGACGGAACGTTGCTGATCGCGGGACTCGGTGGCGGGACCGGCGGCGGCGCCGGTGCCGTCCTGCTCGAGGAGCTACAGGCGATCTCGGAGAAACCGGTCTACGCGCTCGGCGTGTTGCCCGAGGACGACGAGTCCGATCGATCCGCGCTCAACGCGGCGCGGGCACTCCCGTCGTTCGTCGAGATCGCGGACAACGTGGTCCTCTTCGACAACGAGGAGTGGACGGATTCGATCGACAAGGACGACGAAACACTCGAGTACGACGAGGACGCCGAGACCGATCACGAGATCGAGCGAGACTACGACGAACTCAACCGCTCGATCGCCTCACACGTCCTGTTGCTGCTGGGCGCAGGCGAAATCGAGTCGATGACGATCGCCGAGAACCGGGCCGACGCGAGCGACCTCTCACGTACCCTCGAGACCGGCGGCGTCTCCTCGATCGGACAGGCAAGCCACGACATCGAACGAAGCAACAGCCTGCTCTCCCGCATCCTCGCACTCGTTCCGTTCGTCGGCGGCAGCGATGGACCGGAGCCGACCGACGCCGTGAAGGTCAAACAGGTGGTCCGCGACGCCGTCGATCAGCGGCTTTCGCTCCCCTGTGCGGTCGATAGCACCGAACGAACGTTGGTCGTTCTCTCGGGGCCACCGTCGGCCGTCTCCCGGAAGGGCTTCGAGAGCGCCCGCCACTGGCTCGAGAACGAGTCGGACACCGTCGAGGTGATGGCCGGCGACGAGCCACGGACGAAAGCGTCGTCGCTGACGGCCACCGTGTTGTTCTCGAACGTGACGGAGGTGCCCCGGATCGACGAGATGCAACAACGGGCAGTGAGCGTCAAAGACGAGTTCGACGACGAAGACGAGATCGATCCCGCGGAAAGCGAGTTCGAGTTCGTCTAG
- a CDS encoding tubulin/FtsZ family protein translates to MKLATIGVGNAGSKIIDRMLEFEDETGRNLCRHVMVINSARTDLAKPDYVPEDRRVLIGDTHQKAKGHGVGGDATVGAEVAKHDIDEIRRTFDDIEIHEVDAILVAAGLGGGTGSGAGPVVIDELQKMYDEPVYGLGILPGQYEGGRPALNAARSLQSFVQKVDNMIAFDNDAWRSRGQTIEEGYEDMNRELAIRIVTLLAAGEIDETEVAENAMDSSDVMRTLDTSGISSIGYASTPITREEDEGLLNRFKNEQQDPSEATDAAKIKGLVRRAVNSRLTLPCNVASADRALVILSGPSEVIARKGVESARQWLEQEADTVEVLAGDDPRPNASDLAAVVLLSNVTETPRVDEIQEQAVEAQDKIQQLEDDREDAINDLITDDDNELDPVI, encoded by the coding sequence ATGAAGCTCGCGACAATAGGTGTCGGAAACGCGGGAAGTAAGATAATTGATCGAATGCTGGAGTTCGAAGACGAGACCGGTCGGAATCTCTGTCGGCACGTTATGGTTATCAACTCTGCTCGGACGGACCTCGCGAAACCGGACTACGTCCCCGAAGATCGACGGGTCCTGATCGGCGATACCCACCAGAAAGCGAAAGGACACGGCGTGGGCGGTGACGCAACCGTCGGCGCGGAAGTCGCCAAACACGACATCGACGAGATTCGACGCACGTTCGACGACATAGAGATCCACGAGGTCGACGCGATCCTCGTCGCAGCAGGTCTCGGCGGCGGGACGGGCAGTGGCGCAGGACCGGTCGTGATCGACGAGCTTCAGAAGATGTACGACGAGCCTGTCTACGGACTCGGTATTCTCCCCGGCCAGTACGAGGGCGGTCGGCCGGCGCTGAACGCCGCGCGGTCGCTGCAGTCGTTCGTTCAGAAAGTCGACAACATGATCGCCTTCGACAACGACGCCTGGCGCTCCCGCGGCCAGACGATCGAAGAAGGCTACGAGGACATGAACCGCGAACTGGCGATTCGTATCGTGACGCTGCTCGCAGCCGGCGAAATCGACGAGACGGAGGTCGCCGAGAACGCGATGGACTCGAGCGACGTCATGCGAACGCTCGATACGAGCGGTATCTCCTCTATCGGCTACGCCTCGACCCCTATCACTCGAGAGGAAGACGAAGGACTACTGAACCGGTTCAAAAACGAGCAGCAAGACCCCAGTGAGGCGACCGACGCCGCGAAGATCAAGGGTCTGGTCCGCCGGGCAGTCAACTCCCGGCTCACGCTCCCCTGTAACGTCGCCAGCGCGGACCGCGCACTGGTCATCCTCTCCGGCCCGTCGGAAGTGATCGCCCGGAAAGGCGTCGAGAGCGCCCGTCAGTGGCTCGAGCAGGAGGCGGACACGGTCGAAGTGCTGGCTGGCGACGACCCACGCCCGAACGCCTCGGACCTCGCGGCAGTCGTCCTGCTCTCGAACGTCACCGAAACCCCCCGCGTCGACGAGATTCAAGAGCAGGCCGTCGAGGCCCAGGACAAGATCCAGCAACTCGAGGACGACCGCGAGGATGCCATCAACGATTTGATCACGGACGACGACAACGAACTTGATCCGGTGATTTGA
- a CDS encoding UPF0146 family protein: MSHSRRNFDAMIDYLLAYDRVVELGIGRRTDLAAELARNGVSVTATDVHSREVPDGVAFVEDDVVDPDPSVYADADAVYARNLPPELHRPALSVARDADADLLFTTLGGDQPVIPVERKTVREGTLYVANSG; the protein is encoded by the coding sequence GTGTCCCACTCTCGCCGGAATTTCGACGCAATGATCGATTACCTCCTCGCGTACGACCGGGTCGTGGAGCTCGGAATCGGCCGTCGGACCGATCTGGCGGCCGAACTCGCCCGTAACGGCGTTTCCGTAACTGCGACTGACGTCCACTCCCGCGAGGTCCCCGATGGCGTCGCGTTCGTCGAAGACGACGTCGTCGACCCCGACCCGTCGGTCTACGCCGACGCCGACGCGGTCTACGCGCGGAACCTGCCGCCCGAACTCCACCGGCCGGCGCTCTCCGTCGCGCGCGATGCCGACGCCGACCTGCTGTTCACGACGCTCGGTGGCGACCAGCCCGTGATCCCCGTCGAACGGAAGACGGTGCGGGAGGGAACGCTGTACGTCGCGAATTCGGGATAG
- a CDS encoding archaemetzincin family Zn-dependent metalloprotease, translating into MLVDIVPVGNVSATVKRAASEALRSVYDCEVSVNDSQSVPSGAYDSSRNQYSAETFIQLAERVGRGEKNIAITPHDLFYRRRNYVFGLAYLDGSGSVVSTYRLQTSSDGGFSNKSASEIFENRVRKEIVHEIGHTYGLEHCDNNRCVMNFSPTVREVDIKEENLCGSCQRLVK; encoded by the coding sequence ATGCTCGTCGACATCGTGCCGGTCGGCAACGTGTCCGCGACGGTCAAGCGGGCGGCCTCGGAAGCGTTGCGATCGGTCTACGACTGCGAGGTCTCGGTCAACGACTCGCAGTCGGTCCCGAGCGGGGCATACGATTCGAGCCGGAATCAGTACTCCGCGGAGACGTTCATCCAACTTGCCGAACGGGTCGGTCGCGGAGAGAAGAACATCGCGATCACGCCACACGACCTCTTCTATCGCCGACGCAACTACGTCTTTGGACTCGCCTACCTCGACGGCAGCGGCAGCGTCGTCTCGACGTACCGACTCCAGACCTCGAGCGACGGCGGCTTCTCGAACAAGAGCGCCAGCGAAATCTTCGAGAATCGCGTCCGCAAAGAGATCGTCCACGAGATCGGTCACACGTACGGACTCGAGCACTGTGACAACAACCGCTGTGTGATGAACTTCTCGCCGACGGTCCGAGAGGTCGACATCAAAGAGGAGAACCTCTGTGGAAGCTGCCAGCGGCTGGTGAAGTAA
- a CDS encoding TIGR01548 family HAD-type hydrolase gives MNADAVVLDVDGVLVDVADSYRRAILESVEYVYDRTIRKEDVQEFKDAGGFNNDWELTYAAALYVLATSEGYDDSLDEFTDRIAAEGGGLEAAETVVRDSIGARAFQRVDDRWDPERLRDVFQQLYLGPELYRGLEGGEPDDDLADAGFIHDEPVLLESETRDVLVEEYNIGILTGRPRAEAEIALERVGLDDAVALEHRFTMDDWEEGKPHPHALTTLADRFDAETVVFVGDTLDDVRTATNAAEADPDREYHGVGVLTGGLTGEEGRQKYDREGATTVLESVDDLPSWLEN, from the coding sequence ATGAACGCAGACGCCGTCGTACTGGACGTCGACGGAGTGCTCGTCGACGTCGCCGACTCCTACCGGCGGGCGATCCTCGAGTCCGTCGAGTACGTTTACGACCGGACGATCCGCAAGGAAGACGTCCAGGAGTTCAAGGATGCGGGCGGGTTCAACAACGACTGGGAACTGACCTACGCGGCCGCGCTGTACGTCCTCGCGACGAGCGAGGGGTACGACGACTCGCTCGACGAGTTCACCGATCGAATCGCCGCCGAGGGTGGCGGCCTCGAGGCAGCGGAGACTGTCGTCCGAGATTCGATCGGTGCCCGTGCGTTCCAGCGTGTCGACGACCGCTGGGACCCCGAGCGACTCCGGGACGTCTTCCAGCAACTGTACCTCGGGCCCGAACTCTATCGAGGTCTCGAGGGTGGCGAACCGGACGACGACCTCGCGGACGCCGGCTTCATTCACGACGAACCGGTTCTTCTCGAGTCGGAGACTCGGGACGTTCTCGTCGAGGAGTACAACATCGGAATATTGACAGGTCGGCCGAGAGCCGAGGCCGAAATCGCGCTCGAGCGCGTAGGACTCGACGACGCCGTCGCGCTCGAGCACCGGTTCACGATGGACGACTGGGAGGAAGGAAAGCCGCATCCGCACGCGCTGACGACGCTCGCCGACCGGTTCGACGCCGAAACGGTCGTCTTCGTCGGCGACACGCTCGACGATGTCCGGACGGCGACGAACGCGGCCGAGGCGGATCCGGACCGCGAGTATCACGGCGTCGGCGTCCTGACCGGCGGTCTCACGGGCGAAGAGGGTCGACAAAAGTACGACCGTGAAGGAGCGACTACGGTCCTCGAGTCGGTCGACGACCTCCCCTCGTGGCTCGAGAACTGA
- a CDS encoding FAD-dependent oxidoreductase, whose protein sequence is MANFSRADDLPGEPTSPWLATTLDDDSGDPDATLEGTESVDVAVIGAGIAGLSTAIELRERDLTVAVLERDRIATGVTGKTTAKLTSQHGLIYDHLRREFGRQAASQYATAQEEAIDTVEERIDELEIDCGFERVSSYLYSNTPDEIERETDAAQAAGIDANYVTSVPPFERAQAAVRFDEQAWFHPRRYLLGIAAELRDDDGAAVYEHTRVTDVEPGSPCRIETSEATVRADRVVLATGFPILDRAGYFARMHPKRSYVLGLRLEGRPPQGMYYRSGDSYRSVRTHRDEEGELLLVGGENHKTGQGGSTIDRYRRLLRWARERFPVESVAYRWSTQDYVSADKVPFVGRVGARAENVYVATGFRGWGMTNGVAAGRLLAGLLANERPAGRDLFDPLRFTPKTSLASTVTENADAISQFATDWARTLLTPDLTSLEPGEGTVLRKGSRPIACARDADGNLHATSAVCTHMACIVEWNDAERSWDCPCHGSRFSPEGDVLEGPATEELPTRRIE, encoded by the coding sequence ATGGCGAACTTCTCCCGTGCCGACGACCTCCCCGGCGAACCGACGTCACCCTGGCTGGCGACGACGCTCGACGACGACAGCGGCGATCCCGACGCGACGCTCGAGGGAACCGAATCCGTCGACGTCGCCGTGATCGGAGCTGGAATCGCCGGGCTGTCGACGGCGATCGAACTCCGCGAGCGCGACCTGACGGTTGCCGTCCTCGAGCGCGACCGGATCGCGACGGGTGTGACGGGCAAGACGACGGCCAAACTGACCAGCCAGCACGGGCTGATCTACGATCACCTTCGCCGGGAGTTCGGCCGCCAGGCGGCGAGCCAGTACGCGACCGCCCAGGAGGAGGCGATCGATACCGTCGAGGAACGGATCGACGAACTGGAGATCGACTGTGGCTTCGAACGCGTCTCCTCGTATCTCTACAGCAACACGCCCGACGAGATCGAACGTGAGACCGACGCTGCGCAGGCCGCAGGGATCGACGCGAACTACGTCACGTCGGTCCCACCGTTCGAACGGGCCCAGGCCGCAGTCCGATTCGACGAGCAGGCGTGGTTCCACCCCCGACGATACCTCCTGGGGATCGCCGCCGAACTGCGAGACGACGACGGCGCAGCCGTCTACGAACACACTCGTGTCACCGACGTAGAGCCTGGCTCGCCGTGTCGCATCGAGACGTCCGAAGCGACGGTTCGGGCGGATCGAGTCGTCCTCGCGACCGGCTTCCCGATCCTCGATCGAGCGGGCTACTTCGCCCGAATGCACCCGAAACGATCCTACGTTCTCGGGTTACGACTCGAGGGACGACCGCCTCAAGGGATGTACTACCGCAGTGGCGACAGCTACCGATCGGTCCGGACCCACCGCGACGAGGAAGGAGAACTCCTGCTGGTCGGCGGCGAGAACCACAAGACCGGCCAGGGTGGGTCGACGATCGACCGCTACCGGCGACTCCTCCGGTGGGCGCGCGAACGATTTCCCGTCGAGTCGGTCGCCTACCGGTGGTCGACCCAGGACTACGTCTCGGCCGACAAGGTCCCGTTCGTCGGCCGTGTCGGTGCCAGAGCCGAGAACGTCTACGTCGCGACCGGCTTCCGCGGCTGGGGGATGACCAACGGCGTCGCGGCCGGCCGCCTGCTCGCGGGCCTTCTCGCGAACGAACGACCGGCTGGACGCGACCTTTTCGATCCGCTGCGGTTCACGCCGAAGACGTCGCTGGCCTCGACCGTCACCGAGAACGCCGACGCCATCAGCCAGTTCGCGACCGACTGGGCTCGAACTCTCCTCACACCCGACCTGACGTCGCTCGAGCCCGGCGAGGGAACCGTCCTCCGGAAGGGAAGCCGTCCGATCGCCTGTGCCCGCGACGCCGACGGGAACCTCCATGCGACGTCGGCTGTCTGCACCCACATGGCCTGCATCGTCGAGTGGAACGACGCCGAACGAAGCTGGGACTGCCCCTGTCATGGCTCGCGGTTCTCGCCGGAGGGAGACGTCCTCGAGGGGCCGGCGACGGAGGAGCTACCGACGCGTCGGATCGAGTGA
- a CDS encoding glycerophosphodiester phosphodiesterase: MTDPDVIAHRGYAGVTPENTVRAIREAAARDETAMIEIDVQPAACGTPVVVHDSRLEGTHDRGGRPLTDTEGVVWETPLEEITSARVMGTDETVPTLAAVLEAIPESVGCNVELKNPGTDDLRFGESLPADAHDDRRDVWQPFVERALEVCTPFDGELLFSSFCEGALAALREVTPRYATAVLVWDDLEAGLEIARRYDCEAIHPPRNAIVGTDLSRTEYAGLPAGKPEIDVLEEAHADGRTVNVWTVERWSQYDDLASAGVDGIIAEYPGLAGG; encoded by the coding sequence ATGACCGATCCCGACGTCATCGCCCATCGCGGATATGCCGGCGTCACTCCCGAGAACACGGTCCGTGCGATCCGGGAAGCCGCGGCCCGCGACGAGACAGCGATGATCGAGATCGACGTCCAACCGGCCGCCTGCGGGACGCCCGTCGTCGTCCACGACAGCCGTCTCGAGGGGACTCACGACCGGGGCGGCCGTCCGCTTACCGACACCGAAGGAGTCGTCTGGGAAACGCCGCTCGAGGAGATCACGTCAGCGCGGGTTATGGGCACCGACGAGACAGTGCCGACGCTCGCCGCGGTGCTCGAGGCGATCCCCGAGTCCGTCGGTTGCAACGTCGAACTGAAGAATCCGGGAACCGACGACCTGCGGTTCGGCGAGTCGCTCCCGGCCGACGCGCACGACGACCGACGCGACGTCTGGCAGCCGTTCGTCGAGCGCGCCCTCGAGGTCTGTACGCCGTTCGACGGCGAACTGCTGTTCTCGTCGTTTTGCGAGGGCGCACTCGCGGCTCTCCGCGAGGTCACACCCCGCTATGCCACTGCAGTCCTCGTCTGGGACGACCTCGAGGCCGGTCTCGAGATCGCACGCCGATACGACTGTGAGGCGATTCACCCGCCGCGGAACGCGATCGTCGGGACCGACCTCTCGCGGACGGAGTACGCGGGACTACCGGCCGGGAAACCGGAGATCGACGTCCTCGAGGAGGCCCACGCCGACGGCCGGACGGTCAACGTCTGGACGGTCGAACGATGGAGTCAGTACGACGACCTCGCGTCTGCGGGCGTCGACGGGATCATCGCGGAGTATCCGGGACTGGCTGGCGGCTGA
- a CDS encoding M48 family metalloprotease — translation MAIAIVTAAVVFVAVCPPAYWIAARAAARRRRARRWIHRLAVSLWGVAALAFVTFSLLGIGDLGRSSLGAVLPSLEESLVGDVAAFGAISLASLGVTVPSYLALLPATDRILETDVSIRDELVWLGQFGLTIAALISFALAVLFQLPFSDGRTFSALLLLALLTVVVFEIGFPQLTRTLRDARSVTDAEADRLTPLLEHAAFDTTDVCVVEDTDDIEVRIVGPPGRRHLFVSATTLETLEDDALEALFALHTGRIRTYHVGMSSYALLGFVVAGVVALGWGNTATVSAVIFLGLVASLPVQWAARRALYRADAYAGTVVGRDVLARTFVRVADEQDLELSRGKFWYLLRARPPLGRRIDRLRNDA, via the coding sequence ATGGCGATAGCGATCGTTACGGCTGCCGTGGTGTTCGTCGCTGTCTGTCCGCCTGCGTACTGGATCGCCGCTCGAGCGGCCGCTCGCAGGCGACGAGCACGCCGGTGGATCCACCGACTGGCAGTAAGCCTCTGGGGTGTTGCCGCTCTCGCGTTCGTCACGTTCTCTCTCCTCGGTATCGGCGACCTCGGTCGATCGTCGCTCGGGGCCGTGTTGCCCTCGCTCGAGGAATCCCTCGTCGGCGACGTCGCAGCGTTCGGCGCGATTTCACTCGCGTCGCTCGGGGTAACGGTTCCGTCGTATCTGGCACTGCTTCCGGCAACCGATCGAATCCTCGAGACAGACGTTTCCATCCGGGACGAACTCGTGTGGCTCGGGCAGTTCGGGCTCACGATCGCCGCGCTCATCTCGTTCGCGCTCGCGGTGCTCTTTCAACTCCCGTTTTCCGATGGGAGAACGTTCTCGGCGCTCCTGTTGCTCGCTCTCCTCACTGTCGTCGTCTTCGAAATCGGATTTCCACAGCTGACTCGAACGCTACGCGACGCGCGGAGCGTGACCGACGCCGAGGCAGACCGCCTCACCCCGCTCCTCGAACACGCCGCGTTCGACACTACTGACGTCTGTGTCGTCGAAGACACCGACGACATCGAAGTGCGGATCGTCGGGCCGCCGGGTCGCCGTCACCTGTTCGTCAGCGCAACCACCCTCGAGACGCTCGAAGACGACGCGCTCGAGGCACTCTTCGCGCTCCATACGGGCCGAATCCGGACTTACCACGTCGGGATGTCTAGCTACGCGCTCCTCGGATTCGTCGTCGCTGGCGTCGTCGCGCTGGGCTGGGGGAACACGGCGACGGTCTCCGCCGTGATCTTCCTCGGGCTCGTGGCTTCGCTCCCGGTTCAGTGGGCGGCACGGCGAGCGCTGTATCGCGCCGACGCGTACGCCGGCACGGTCGTCGGGCGAGACGTCCTCGCTCGAACGTTCGTACGGGTCGCAGACGAGCAGGACCTCGAGCTATCTCGAGGCAAGTTCTGGTACCTGCTACGAGCACGGCCACCGCTGGGTCGGCGTATCGATCGGCTCCGGAACGACGCCTGA